One Tenebrio molitor chromosome 2, icTenMoli1.1, whole genome shotgun sequence genomic region harbors:
- the tou gene encoding bromodomain adjacent to zinc finger domain protein 2B isoform X15: protein MDKENGKGTEGNSGSSKVSNPNDPASLLDAASLFGAYWPRGDANSANAANLFAAGGGFGLPPHPSLPFGMLPPTTGRGMPSYPTSTAAAAAYSNAYTNTLSVAASQAASLGIPAASAAWWSMASHLAAQDYLARLQATGLNFPSLASPADLQYASLGLPPHSSSHHKSSKNSKGASSTSLSKSKDKLPSPSPLPKLDGRLDHPTVKANSSMSNSKSSGKYSSSSGVSGLTIQPSMKLPNSSEKKTKVNDINYLKPMDKKTTASVSSSVKVSSSSSPSIFTSPLSLASNYDKSVANTLSTQSSSDSISGSSLPSSSILSAALEGNSDPNSILGGVRLPPDTEIIKYTSSIVGPKIPGTTNRGRKKTISLDPPSVSVHPSHSSTGMLIERSNKRPKLSDQQDVNSPPASANDRVEVIKLPATNGSPSGISVPSFNSGSEPAGDTPLNLSLKPSTSTNNTTSSSLNSLCNMSANIGVDRICELLDGVQRVGVSNCVAARRKPGPKPRRVIPSGSQMPPGAPSASLAQLFATADSPRPPSRNEGSDGGSSTSSTSTTTAPTTACTTVPSMSIANHKEGRPRNLGRGVSKPKKNTVASLLAQSRALGELLGIKPMPILDPNASMNQQMNLLKSNILAAQQYISEAGGDEKALNKFLQEKFRGTLSDSSTVDASTDSDNLTDSNHTDSEMEIEVATKKQKQYDERALRVPLEKGWKRETIIRGLTKSGGIKGDVIYVAPDSANKFKQMSDVTQYLEYQKSTDLTKENFTFSCRVILGDYLQPVPPEMATEGEYIYLTEEDVSRRLDELKTAMRTSLPVEQRIEMARKQQAARAAARMDREHARLAKEIERSERQEAARRDREARSQQLLEERERRRQHMALVKALENRRKLEERERKKQQLLAEKQANKEKKMEQRKMEMEILAELRKPCEDLELDQKPLPEYDRIPGLKLPGSAFADVLMVFEFLHNFGETLGFDMESLPTLDSLQQALMPNEHSSEAEEELFSVMTHLLVCAIEDPGIPNPARHTTILGQSLRQADITHANLSEILRIYLYANATGEVKALTGVHFERDREKRVADHHQNDNEMQQTSVGKNSQYYELLHENATWKMSDMLKDKPFMALSPTCKAEILAFLCNELLQNKAVIRQVESSLESVAQQKKEKWLLDTKIRKLRMLHSRKVRSEAVEKAQTKADGDSESTVDSPSLHKDDLLDDEENEMSENESVGTQPEEEEDNKLSGEELGKKLEKLVKTSEIQLQTLNSSAHQLRATCFGQDRYWRRYWCLSKAGGIFVEAMESAEPDVLLEQMQYDQSRETINSLNDINNLINKVGNINDSNVDKEVSNIVGNNELHKDVEKSPVKETDDNENEHRKTPNRLGVFENGEILDKSERNLAELRKSVDDIVQNLERNIEIEKENKLKQESQDNKLSNHVDDEEIKVKTEAHDTESIRNKTFNLFEKLGQCMERENKSEEDLKAEVKAEVKEELKNEILNELKCEIKVENKNESKSEDEKSAESEHKWFSILNKEGTCDGVYLTAGNRWDNGVGACTRDNLTELKIPVFPPPGSNSSSNYHSLCDSPAPLQMTAEESAQLEHIKKHGMPKSCARKSVPEDKRYGWWRVSDPDQLKEILDNLHVRGARERELKRNIVSIMQTMYERQGKFYIEEGQKDLTELVLEGIESVKFMEGGAPYPDEVGSWSQAIAHRVDLFLLEQVEALEDKVASASMQIKGWKIPSRDTPEIPPNEVVPMVRERLASLEVNIERRYLKPPLGVKPSCINISSTGEQNLAAIAQETSGGSGTVSNQPLPDPNEIPKGLAVWREALNRSQTSAQLAMCLYSLESSIAWDKSIMKAVSSSHVFNKLRARKYNSKLSNCQFCHSGDNEDKLLLCDGCDKGYHTYCFKPKMENIPEGDWYCHECMNKATGERNCIVCGKKSSTTGTRLILCELCPRAYHTDCIHPVLHKVPRGKWYCSKCISKKPQKKTMRKNHAKSAKDSELSDHPPSSPAPSHSSVTTNEDQATTNCNQSDVSNSSLGNAGSPSTQSSKKDRVSKKLLKELAPCKAILEDLECHDDAWPFLLPVNTKQFPTYKKIIKTPMDLSTIKKKLYDVSYKSKDEFCLDVRQIFNNCEVFNEDDSPVGKAGHCMRQFFEARWNELCISNS from the exons ATGGATAAAGAAAATGGTAAGGGCACcgaaggtaattctggttccAGCAAAGTGTCAAATCCCAACGATCCAGCGTCCTTGCTCGATGCCGCCAGTCTCTTCGGAG CTTACTGGCCACGGGGCGATGCGAATTCGGCCAACGCAGCTAATCTCTTTGCGGCCGGAGGCGGTTTCGGTTTGCCGCCCCATCCGTCGCTTCCTTTTGGAATGTTGCCGCCGACGACGGGACGAGGAATGCCCTCCTATCCGACCTCCACCGCCGCGGCGGCGGCCTACAGCAACGCCTACACCAACACTTTGTCGGTGGCGGCCAGCCAGGCTGCCAGTCTAGGAATCCCCGCCGCAA GCGCCGCGTGGTGGTCGATGGCGTCCCATCTGGCGGCACAGGATTACCTGGCGCGTCTTCAAGCTACAGGTTTGAACTTTCCATCGCTGGCCAGCCCAGCCGACCTGCAATACGCTTCCTTGGGCCTACCTCCTCATTCTTCGTCTCATCACAAGTCGTCTAAGAATTCCAAAGGAGCCTCGTCGACGTCTCTCTCGAAATCCAAGGACAAGCTACCATCCCCGTCGCCTCTTCCCAAGCTGGATGGACGCCTCGACCATCCTACTGTCAAGGCGAACTCGTCCATGTCCAACTCCAAATCGTCAGGGAAGTACTCATCGTCGTCGGGAGTGTCAGGCCTCACCATCCAGCCTAGCATGAAATTGCCGAACAGCAGCGAAAAAAAGACGAAAGTGAACGACATAAATTATCTCAAACCCATGGACAAGAAGACGACGGCGAGTGTAAGTTCAAGTGTGAAAgtgtcgtcgtcgtcgtcgccTAGTATTTTCACCAGCCCGTTGAGCTTGGCCAGTAATTATGACAAAAGTGTTGCAAATACGCTTAGTACTCAGAGTTCCAGTGATAGTATTAGTGGCAGCAGTTTGCCTTCCAGCAGCATTTTAAG CGCCGCGTTAGAGGGAAACAG TGATCCCAATTCGATACTTGGTGGCGTTCGTTTGCCTCCCGACACCGAGATTATTAAATATACCTCATCCATCGTTGGGCCTAAGATACCGGGGACGACGAACAGAGGTCGGAAAAAGACCATATCTCTGGACCCGCCGTCGGTTAGCGTGCATCCATCCCATTCCAGCACAGGAATGCTGATCGAACGAAGCAACAAACGTCCAAAACTAAGC GATCAGCAAGACGTTAATTCGCCGCCGGCCTCGGCGAACGACAGGGTGGAAGTGATAAAATTGCCGGCGACCAACGGGAGTCCATCTGGAATTTCCGTTCCTTCGTTCAACAGCGGCAGCGAGCCCGCCGGAGACACTCCGCTGAACTTGTCGCTGAAACCGAGCACTTCGACCAACAACACCACAAGCTCCTCGCTGAACTCGTTGTGCAACATGTCCGCCAACATCGGCGTGGACAGGATATGTGAGTTGCTCGATGGGGTCCAAAGGGTCGGAGTGAGCAACTGTGTTGCAGCTCGAAGGAAGCCGGGGCCGAAACCTCGACGGGTGATTCCTTCGGGTTCGCAAATGCCTCCGGGAGCCCCGAGCGCCTCGTTGGCTCAGCTGTTCGCGACCGCCGACTCTCCGAGACCGCCTAGTCGTAACGAAGGCTCGGACGGCGGCAGCTCGACCTCCTCGACGAGCACCACGACGGCACCGACGACGGCCTGCACGACAGTGCCGTCGATGTCGATCGCGAACCACAAAGAAGGTAGACCAAGAAATCTCGGTAGAGGTGTTAGTAAACCTAAAAAGAATACAGTAGCTTCGCTGTTGGCGCAAAGTAGGGCGTTAG GTGAGCTTTTAGGTATTAAACCTATGCCTATTTTGGACCCCAACGCTTCAATGAATCAACAGATGAATCTTTTGAAGTCGAATATATTGGCTGCACAGCAGTATATTTCTGAAGCAGGTGGTGACGAAAaagctttaaataaatttttgcagGAAAAATTCAGGGGTACTTTAAGTGATTCTAGTACTGTTGATGCCTCCACTGATTCTGATAACCTTACTGATTCTAATCACACAGATTCAGAAATGGAGATTGAAGTCGCCACCAAGAAGCAGAAACAGTACGACGAACGAGCCCTCAGAGTGCCCCTGGAAAAAG GGTGGAAGCGGGAGACCATCATTCGAGGGCTGACGAAAAGCGGCGGCATCAAGGGCGACGTCATTTATGTTGCACCTGATTCTgcgaataaatttaaacaaatgtcagACGTCACACAG taCCTGGAATACCAAAAGAGCACGGACTTGACGAAGGAAAATTTCACCTTCAGTTGCCGCGTTATTTTGGGAGACTACCTGCAGCCAGTACCTCCAGAGATGGCAACGGAAGGAGAGTACATTTATCTTACAGAAGAAGACGTCAGTAGAAG ATTAGACGAACTGAAAACTGCGATGCGAACAAGTCTGCCCGTCGAACAACGAATAGAAATGGCGCGAAAACAACAAGCGGCGCGGGCTGCCGCAAGAATGGACCGCGAACATGCTCGCTTGGCCAAAGAAATCGAGAGGTCGGAACGGCAAGAGGCTGCCAGAAGAGATCGCGAAGCGAGGTCTCAGCAGTTGCTGGAG GAGAGGGAAAGGCGCCGCCAACATATGGCCCTTGTTAAAGCGCTTGAAAACCGGCGAAAACTCGAGGAACGGGAGAGGAAGAAGCAGCAGCTGCTCGCTGAGAAACAAGCCAACAAAGAGAAGAAAATGGAACAGAGAAAAATGGAAATGGAAATTCTCGCCGAGCTGAGGAAACCGTGTGAAGACCTGGAACTCGACCAGAAACCTCTGCCCGAGTACGACAGAATTCCCGGTCTGAAATTGCCAGGCAGCGCTTTCGCGGATGTCTTGATGGTGTTCGAATTCTTACACAACTTCGGCGAGACTCTGGGTTTCGACATGGAGTCGTTGCCGACGTTAGATTCGCTCCAGCAAGCTCTGATGCCTAACGAACACTCTTCGGAAGCCGAAGAAGAACTGTTTTCTGTGATGACACATTTACTAGTCTGCGCCATCGAGGATCCGGGAATACCGAATCCGGCAAGGCACACAACCATTCTGGGACAGAGTCTCAGACAGGCCGACATAACTCACGCTAATTTGTCGGAGATCTTGAGGATTTATTTGTACGCGAACGCCACCGGCGAGGTCAAGGCTCTCACGGGAGTGCACTTCGAAAGGGACAGGGAGAAGAGGGTGGCCGACCACCACCAGAACGACAACGAAATGCAGCAAACTTCCGTAGGGAAAAACTCACAGTATTATGAGCTTCTGCACGAGAATGCCACTTGGAAAATGTCCGACATGTTGAAAGACAAACCGTTTATGGCTCTCTCGCCGACGTGTAAAGCTGAAATTTTGGCCTTCTTGTGTAACGAGCTCTTGCAAAACAAGGCTGTTATCAGACAAGTCGAAAGCTCTCTCGAAAGCGTAGCGCAACAAAAGAAGGAGAAGTGGTTGCTGGATACGAAAATTAGAAA GTTGAGAATGTTGCACAGTAGAAAAGTTCGGTCGGAAGCTGTGGAAAAAGCTCAAACTAAAGCTGACGGAGATAGTGAGAGCACCGTTGATTCGCCGTCTTTGCATAAAGATGATCTCTTGGATGATGAAGAAAACGAAATGAGCGAGAACGAAAGCGTGGGAACTCAGCCTGAAGAG GAGGAAGACAACAAGTTGTCAGGTGAAGAACTGGGAAAGAAATTGGAGAAGTTGGTAAAAACGTCGGAGATCCAGTTACAGACCTTGAATTCCTCAGCTCATCAGCTCCGGGCGACTTGTTTCGGACAAGATCGCTACTGGAGACGTTACTGGTGTCTCTCCAAGGCCGGTGGGATCTTCGTCGAGGCGATGGAATCCGCAGAACCCGACGTTTTGCTCGAGCAGATGCAGTATGATCAATCGAGGGAGACCATCAACAGTTTAAATGACATTAACAATCTCATCAACAAAGTCGGTAATATCAACGACAGCAACGTCGATAAAGAAGTAAGCAATATTGTCGGTAACAACGAATTGCACAAGGACGTCGAAAAGAGTCCGGTAAAAGAAACTGACGACAATGAGAACGAACACAGAAAGACTCCCAACCGATTAGGGGTGTTCGAAAACGGTGAAATTTTAGACAAGAGCGAACGAAATTTGGCCGAACTGAGAAAGAGCGTGGACGACATAGTACAAAATTTAGAACGAAACAtagaaatagaaaaagaaaataagctAAAACAAGAATCTCAAGACAATAAATTAAGCAATCACGTCGACGACGAAGAGATTAAAGTGAAAACCGAAGCGCACGATACGGAATCTATTCGCAATAAAACGTTTAATTTGTTCGAAAAGCTGGGACAGTGCATGGAACGCGAGAACAAATCCGAGGAAGATTTGAAAGCAGAGGTGAAGGCTGAAGTTAAGGAGGAGTTGAAGAACGAGATCTTGAACGAGCTGAAGTGCGAGATAAAAGTGGAGAACAAGAACGAGAGTAAGAGCGAAGACGAGAAGTCAGCCGAAAGTGAGCATAAATGGTTCagtattttaaataaagagGGCACTTGCGACGGTGTTTATTTGACAGCTGGAAATCGCTGGGATAACGGAGTCGGAGCGTGCACCCGAGATAATCTCACCGAGTTGAAGATTCCCGTTTTCCCTCCGCCAGGTTCAAATTCCTCGTCGAATTATCACAGCTTGTGTGACAGTCCCGCTCCTTTACAAATGACAGCCGAAGAAAGCGCTCAACTCGAACACATCAAGAAACACGGCATGCCCAAGTCTTGCGCCAGAAAATCCGTACCGGAGGACAAGAGGTACGGTTGGTGGAGGGTGTCCGACCCCGACCAGTTGAAAGAAATCCTGGATAATTTGCACGTGAGGGGCGCACGAGAAAGGGAACTCAAAAGGAACATCGTAAGCATCATGCAGACCATGTACGAGAGACAGGGTAAATTCTACATCGAGGAGGGCCAGAAGGACTTAACCGAACTGGTGCTCGAGGGAATCGAGAGTGTTAAGTTTATGGAAGGTGGAGCTCCGTACCCGGACGAAGTGGGATCGTGGAGTCAAGCCATAGCTCACAGGGTCGACCTGTTTTTGTTGGAACAA GTGGAAGCGTTGGAAGATAAGGTGGCCAGTGCCAGCATGCAGATCAAGGGATGGAAGATTCCGAGCAGAGACACGCCAGAAATCCCCCCGAACGAGGTCGTCCCGATGGTGCGCGAGCGTCTGGCATCGCTCGAGGTGAACATCGAGCGCCGCTATTTGAAGCCTCCGTTGGGTGTGAA GCCTTCGTGCATCAACATTTCCAGTACCGGAGAGCAAAACCTGGCGGCCATCGCCCAGGAAACCTCCGGAGGAAGTGGTACGGTATCGAACCAACCGCTTCCCGATCCCAACGAAATACCCAAGGGTCTGGCCGTATGGAGGGAGGCCCTTAACAGATCTCAAACGTCCGCCCAATTGGCCATGTGTCTGTACTCGTTGGAATCTTCCATCGCTTGGGACAAGAGTATCATGAAAGCTGTGAGCTCCTCTCATGTCTTTAATAAACTGAGAGCCCGCAAATATAACAGCAAGCTCAGT AACTGCCAATTTTGCCATAGTGGTGACAACGAAGACAAGCTTTTATTGTGTGATGGTTGCGACAAAGGCTATCACACCTACTGTTTTAAGCCTAAGATGGAAAATATTCCGGAAGGTGACTG GTATTGCCACGAATGCATGAACAAAGCAACAGGCGAGCGAAATTGCATAGTTTGCGGCAAAAAGTCGTCGACAACGGGCACTCGACTAATACTTTGCGAGTTGTGCCCTCGCGCTTACCACACAGACTGCATCCATCCTGTCCTACATAAAGTTCCTCGGGGCAAGTGGTACTGTTCCAAATGCATATCGAAAAAACCTCAAAAGAAGACGATGCGTAAAAATCACGCAAAGTCTGCCAAGGACAGCGAACTGTCCGACCATCCCCCTTCTAG TCCCGCACCGTCTCATAGTTCTGTAACGACAAATGAAGATCAGGCAACAACGAATTGCAATCAAAGTGATGTTTCTAACTCGAGTCTAGGCAATGCAGGCTCTCCGTCCACGCAAAGTTCCAAGAAAGATCGCGTATCGAAAAAGTTACTTAAAGAACTCGCACCTTGCAAAGCGATTTTGGAAGATCTCGAATGTCACGATGACGCATGGCCGTTTTTGCTTCCAGTGAACACGAAGCAGTTTCCCACGTACAAGAAGATCATCAAAACTCCAATGGATTTGTCGACGATTAAGAAGAAATTGTACGACGTTAG TTACAAGTCCAAAGACGAGTTCTGTTTGGACGTGAGGCAAATCTTCAACAACTGTGAAGTGTTTAACGAGGACGATAGTCCTGTCGGAAAAGCGGGTCACTGTATGCGCCAGTTTTTCGAAGCCCGGTGGAACGAGCTCTGTATTTCTAACAGTTGA